In the Planctomycetota bacterium genome, one interval contains:
- a CDS encoding HEAT repeat domain-containing protein — MPCYLKIVTCLIFILALSIITNPLMAQTPETTTTPVSPTNTSSDKPEKPTTLETETDTLIDQLLNDNPLVVEEARNELLEIGKRAVPALIMALENEKPRLRYMVCEILTEIRDERALPVFIKLLTDKEEIGNSIASLAAKGLGKLGDSTAITPLVSSLPTPDVELRYEVINALGILRAEQAIPLLLSAITDTAKTYSDYLVKCAAIEALGKLKSKDAVKRLINMLSDTETEPATDAPVLHYAIKALEKITDTSFGQILFNDKKKEKEIVKQWQDWWEKNKFSYGEVPPPPPEPPKQPEILKLPEQPKTPENPPTPPPPKNEQDKPEEKKDTPEQPKNQ; from the coding sequence ATGCCTTGCTATTTGAAAATAGTTACCTGCTTGATTTTTATATTAGCCTTATCTATTATTACTAATCCCCTTATGGCTCAAACACCGGAGACAACAACCACCCCGGTTTCCCCGACTAATACTTCCTCAGATAAACCGGAAAAACCGACGACTCTAGAAACAGAAACAGACACTCTTATCGACCAGCTTTTGAACGATAATCCACTGGTGGTAGAAGAAGCCAGAAACGAATTACTGGAAATCGGGAAAAGAGCCGTCCCTGCGCTCATAATGGCGCTGGAAAACGAAAAGCCAAGGTTGCGTTATATGGTGTGTGAAATACTGACGGAGATACGCGACGAAAGGGCTTTACCTGTATTCATAAAACTACTTACTGATAAAGAAGAAATCGGGAACAGCATCGCATCGCTAGCGGCCAAAGGCCTGGGCAAACTGGGCGATTCGACCGCCATCACCCCTCTTGTTTCAAGCTTGCCGACACCTGATGTAGAATTGCGCTATGAAGTAATCAACGCGTTGGGAATATTAAGGGCAGAACAAGCAATTCCATTGTTACTCTCCGCTATAACCGATACGGCAAAAACATATTCTGATTATCTGGTAAAATGCGCCGCTATCGAAGCCTTGGGAAAATTAAAATCTAAAGACGCCGTAAAAAGGCTTATCAATATGCTTTCTGATACGGAAACGGAACCAGCAACAGATGCACCGGTGCTTCATTATGCCATTAAAGCCCTGGAAAAAATAACCGATACTTCATTTGGACAGATTTTATTCAACGACAAAAAGAAAGAAAAAGAAATCGTAAAACAATGGCAGGATTGGTGGGAAAAGAACAAGTTTTCTTATGGAGAAGTTCCGCCTCCTCCGCCGGAACCGCCAAAACAACCGGAAATACTTAAGCTGCCGGAACAACCAAAGACTCCGGAAAACCCGCCGACTCCGCCGCCTCCCAAAAACGAACAGGATAAGCCCGAAGAGAAAAAAGATACTCCGGAACAACCTAAAAATCAATAG
- a CDS encoding PilZ domain-containing protein: MVQQPQHEESKRDVRVDVKEGKVQFKNTGGLFTFLKGMSGEYQIINISHRGLKFLSKQRLEPGDKLSFNIGIPLLGNEPLKTDGKVVWVEKSKRYGGYLVGVRFTAMTRDSVSRLSNLINFLGSRIPIKQKVKVTFAEEQRSQPTLWAIARDFDVTVNIKEGLVTDRAGWLVLEIEGEREEIRRVLEYLKTQGAKLAFPKKATS, translated from the coding sequence ATGGTCCAGCAACCACAGCACGAGGAAAGCAAAAGGGATGTCCGCGTGGATGTGAAAGAAGGCAAGGTGCAATTCAAAAATACCGGCGGATTATTTACTTTCCTCAAAGGCATGTCCGGGGAATACCAGATAATCAATATAAGCCATCGCGGATTAAAATTCCTTAGCAAACAACGCCTTGAGCCAGGTGACAAGCTGTCGTTTAACATCGGAATACCCCTCTTGGGTAACGAACCTTTAAAAACAGACGGCAAAGTAGTGTGGGTGGAAAAATCCAAACGCTACGGCGGATATTTGGTGGGTGTTCGTTTTACCGCCATGACCCGTGATTCGGTCAGCCGTTTAAGTAATCTTATAAACTTCCTTGGCAGCCGCATCCCAATAAAGCAAAAAGTTAAGGTGACCTTTGCCGAAGAACAACGCAGCCAACCAACCCTATGGGCAATCGCGCGTGATTTTGATGTCACCGTTAATATCAAGGAAGGTCTGGTAACTGATCGCGCCGGATGGCTCGTATTGGAAATAGAAGGGGAAAGAGAAGAAATCAGAAGGGTTCTGGAATACCTTAAAACTCAGGGGGCAAAATTAGCCTTCCCTAAAAAAGCTACTTCGTAA
- a CDS encoding PilZ domain-containing protein: MAWSGSERRENKRFGVKGCSIQYKHTKLFGLLGSFSNRYLVLNISPTGLSFISKEEIHTGDKISLLITAPLLENGEINLKGEVVWVKKSEQHQAYRNGVKFIDPSKKAKLKLRLILDNALLDQIDISTRVYLKEVNKL, encoded by the coding sequence ATGGCATGGAGCGGATCAGAAAGAAGAGAAAACAAACGTTTTGGTGTTAAAGGATGTTCTATCCAATATAAACACACCAAGTTGTTCGGACTTCTAGGCTCGTTTTCTAACCGTTACCTCGTCTTAAACATAAGCCCTACGGGGCTTTCTTTTATTTCCAAGGAAGAAATTCACACGGGCGATAAAATATCCCTATTGATTACCGCCCCTCTTTTGGAAAACGGCGAAATCAATTTAAAGGGTGAAGTCGTCTGGGTAAAAAAATCAGAACAACATCAGGCTTACCGTAACGGTGTAAAGTTCATCGATCCATCAAAAAAGGCAAAATTAAAACTCAGGCTTATACTGGATAACGCCCTTCTCGACCAAATCGATATTTCCACCAGAGTATATTTAAAAGAAGTCAATAAGTTATGA
- the tadA gene encoding Flp pilus assembly complex ATPase component TadA, which yields MAEGRKLLGQILKEMELVKESQIQEALKVQRQKGGAIGQILIQLGYVTEEEVLLALGAQVGMEVVNLEEIEISPEIIAKIPLSLARLYKIIPIKSENNILTVAMANPLNINVLDDLRFTINCEVQGAVSDESAVNKALAKYYAESTDGLEKIFKDMDTGADVQIGEKKNDSIDISSVESAADQAPVRKLLNLILNHAIKDRAADIHFEPFEKEFKVRYRVDGVLYEMSPPPLTLAPAIISRIKVMANLNISETRLPQDGRIPLNVSGRSIDIRVSTLPTMFGESVVLRILDKSVVALDIDNLGMRPDDSKLIKNLLNLPNGIIVVTGPTGSGKTTTLYSALNFLNDVKWKIITTEDPVEYDLPGIVQCPIHEDIGVTYGACLRSILRQDPDVILVGEIRDQETARMSIEAALTGHLVLTTLHTNDAPASITRLLDLGIEPFLLTATVEAVIAQRLIRRICPHCKEEYEPSPDLLAELNLTTDETKGKKFYYGKGCNQCNNIGYLGRVAIYEVMLVTDKVETLINEHASTEKVRITAREEGMRTLRESGILAIYDGITTIEEVIKETLFN from the coding sequence ATGGCAGAAGGAAGAAAGTTACTAGGGCAAATCCTTAAGGAAATGGAACTGGTCAAGGAATCACAAATCCAAGAAGCCCTGAAAGTCCAACGCCAGAAAGGCGGCGCCATAGGGCAAATCCTAATCCAACTTGGCTACGTGACGGAAGAAGAAGTCCTCCTGGCATTAGGCGCACAAGTGGGGATGGAAGTAGTTAACCTGGAAGAAATAGAAATATCTCCTGAAATCATCGCTAAAATTCCGCTTTCCCTTGCCAGATTATATAAAATAATCCCGATTAAATCGGAAAATAATATTCTTACCGTAGCCATGGCAAATCCGCTTAATATCAACGTATTGGATGACCTGCGCTTTACCATAAACTGCGAAGTGCAAGGCGCGGTCAGCGATGAAAGCGCAGTCAACAAAGCCCTTGCCAAATATTACGCCGAATCGACCGACGGCCTGGAAAAGATTTTCAAGGATATGGATACCGGGGCGGATGTTCAAATCGGGGAAAAGAAAAACGACTCAATCGATATTTCAAGCGTGGAATCAGCTGCCGACCAGGCACCCGTAAGGAAACTCCTTAACCTGATATTAAACCACGCTATCAAAGACCGCGCTGCGGATATACATTTCGAACCATTTGAAAAGGAATTCAAAGTCCGTTACCGCGTGGACGGCGTTTTGTATGAAATGTCTCCCCCACCCTTGACCCTGGCACCAGCTATTATTTCGCGTATTAAGGTAATGGCAAACCTAAATATTTCGGAAACACGGCTCCCCCAAGACGGCAGAATCCCGCTTAATGTCTCGGGACGATCCATTGATATCCGCGTTTCTACCCTGCCTACAATGTTCGGGGAAAGCGTGGTCTTGCGTATACTGGATAAAAGCGTGGTCGCGCTGGATATCGATAATCTCGGCATGCGCCCGGATGACAGTAAGCTCATCAAAAACCTATTAAATCTACCTAACGGAATTATTGTCGTCACAGGCCCGACCGGTTCAGGCAAAACCACCACTCTTTATTCAGCGCTTAATTTCCTGAATGATGTCAAGTGGAAAATAATAACCACCGAAGACCCTGTTGAATATGACCTGCCGGGAATAGTCCAGTGCCCAATCCATGAAGATATCGGTGTCACCTATGGAGCCTGCTTAAGAAGCATCCTAAGGCAGGATCCGGATGTAATACTCGTCGGAGAAATCCGCGACCAGGAAACAGCCCGCATGAGTATTGAAGCCGCCCTCACCGGCCACCTGGTATTAACCACGCTTCATACCAACGACGCACCGGCTTCTATTACCAGATTGCTTGACCTTGGAATAGAACCGTTCCTTTTAACCGCCACGGTTGAAGCCGTCATCGCCCAGCGACTGATCCGCCGCATTTGCCCCCATTGCAAGGAGGAATATGAACCCTCGCCAGATTTGCTGGCCGAACTAAACCTTACCACTGATGAAACAAAAGGGAAAAAGTTTTATTACGGCAAGGGATGCAATCAGTGCAATAACATCGGCTATCTGGGAAGGGTCGCAATTTATGAGGTTATGCTCGTAACCGATAAAGTTGAAACGTTAATCAACGAGCACGCTTCCACGGAAAAAGTCAGAATCACCGCGCGCGAGGAAGGGATGAGAACACTGCGCGAAAGCGGCATACTTGCCATATACGACGGTATAACAACGATTGAAGAAGTCATCAAGGAAACACTCTTTAACTAA
- a CDS encoding DUF58 domain-containing protein, whose product MLSSAFNDEFLQKLSSLKLIVKKILLSGVIGEKSFRQKGGKVEFSEYRDYSPGDETKHIDWNVFGRTEKLFVKEFAREESVNVYLIMDLTKSMDYNPRSNKFLFAKQLLAALSYIALVAGHRVKTIGFSNETITISPEFYREQDIFELMKHIDPLKADGRTNFDHILAEIDKETPSKGIIIFISDLMTQTDSLNPKEGFIRFINRGFEANLLNILSPEETDITLNGWIKLRDSETNDIKPVFVTRAIKNNYSQELNKFTEEWNSFCLQHNIRYFYIKADTPLETIVLDFLRRGGLLR is encoded by the coding sequence ATGTTATCCTCCGCATTCAACGATGAATTCCTGCAAAAATTATCCTCGCTTAAGTTAATCGTTAAGAAAATACTGCTTTCCGGCGTTATCGGGGAAAAAAGCTTCCGGCAAAAAGGCGGGAAAGTGGAATTCAGCGAATATCGCGATTACTCCCCCGGCGATGAAACCAAGCATATCGACTGGAACGTCTTCGGCAGGACCGAAAAACTCTTTGTCAAGGAATTCGCCCGCGAGGAATCGGTCAATGTTTATCTTATAATGGATTTGACAAAATCAATGGATTATAATCCCCGTTCAAATAAATTCCTGTTTGCCAAGCAACTACTGGCTGCGCTTTCTTATATCGCGCTTGTTGCCGGGCACCGTGTAAAAACAATCGGCTTCAGCAACGAAACAATCACGATTTCCCCTGAATTCTACCGTGAACAGGATATATTCGAACTGATGAAGCATATTGATCCATTGAAAGCTGATGGCAGAACAAATTTCGACCACATACTCGCCGAGATAGACAAAGAAACCCCTTCCAAAGGAATAATTATTTTCATATCTGACCTAATGACTCAAACGGATTCTCTTAACCCAAAAGAGGGGTTTATCCGTTTTATCAACCGTGGGTTTGAGGCGAATCTCCTGAATATCCTCTCACCTGAGGAAACAGACATCACCTTAAACGGATGGATAAAACTCAGGGATTCGGAAACAAACGATATCAAACCGGTATTCGTCACGCGAGCAATCAAAAACAATTACTCGCAAGAACTCAATAAATTCACTGAGGAATGGAACTCATTCTGCCTCCAGCATAATATCCGCTATTTCTACATCAAAGCCGATACGCCACTGGAAACTATAGTGCTTGATTTCCTCAGACGAGGCGGATTACTGAGGTGA
- a CDS encoding DUF721 domain-containing protein, which yields MQHKDKAQSIQNIIKDVIRTLGGKRRMKQQKELSEIWTEISGKTLSSHTKLMGVRKKVIQVKVDSVPLMSELSNFKRQELLAKIREKTPKKSYLDIKFIL from the coding sequence ATGCAACATAAGGATAAAGCACAGAGCATCCAGAATATTATTAAGGATGTCATCCGGACCTTGGGCGGAAAAAGAAGGATGAAACAGCAAAAAGAACTCTCTGAAATCTGGACTGAAATCTCCGGAAAAACGCTTTCTTCCCATACCAAACTGATGGGAGTAAGAAAAAAAGTCATCCAGGTAAAAGTGGATTCCGTCCCACTTATGTCCGAACTCTCCAACTTTAAAAGGCAGGAACTCCTGGCTAAAATACGCGAAAAGACTCCTAAAAAGTCTTATCTTGATATAAAATTCATCTTATAA